The segment GGACTGGAGTTGAGGTTTCACCAGGATTTCCCTGCCAATGTGGTGAATACCTTTTTCTCCGGCAATGAAGAGATCGAGGGACTCCAATATATCAACCGAATTTGGCTGTTTGGAGAGGGAGACAACAACCGGGTCACCATCTGGTTGATTTCCGACCGGGAACAGTCGGTACTGGAGGGAACCGCTCTGATCCGGGACTACACCGAATGGTTGGACCAGACAGCAGGGATCGACGGGGAACTTCTTCACCCGGTCTTTCCCGACGGGAAATCCACCCTGGATAAGAAAAGCCTGAGGGACGGGGAAATCCCCTATGCCTTTTATCTTCCGAAGGATTCCCTCCCGGTGAACCGACTCACCTTCCGTCTCAAAAAAATCGATGTGAACGACATGATTTTGATCCTGTTCAGAAATCCGTACAATCCGAAAAAAACCCAGGTGTTTGATTCCACTTACATCTATATGGATTCAGACTCCGGGCGAACTCTTCAGCATAACGAACAAAATCAGACCATGGTATATAACAATCCCATGAACGACACCGGGGGGGAAGCCTCTCCCGGCAGTGATCTGGCCACGATCACCACCTTTATGAACCGGCACAACGGCTGGACGGGAGACTTCCTCCTCAACCGGGTGGAGATGGATTTGAACAACGGAAGCAATAACTACGTTTTTCAGCTCTATCTGAAGGGGTACCCCGTGTATGCCTCGGCACAACACTCCGGGTTGGACACGATTCGATTGACCGCCCGGCAAGGGGTCTCCACCTATGAACGCTCTCTCCACTATTTCTCACCCCGGCCCGTCAGGGAGGAGAAGGGCTGGCTGCCCACACAGGATGAAGTGCTCGCGGCTTTGAAGAGTGTCGGCTCCGATTGGTCGGATCTTCGCTCCATCCATCCCGGTTACCAGACCGCATTGAAGGGTAAAAAGATGGAATTGGAACCGGTGTGGGTCGTTCAATTCCACAATGGAAAACAAGGATTCCTGGCGGCTACGGAAGGGGGGAGAGGTGCAAAATGGACTGGAGCAGAGCCAAATCCATCCTGATCCTGGCTTTTTTCTCCCTGAATGTTTTTCTCGCCTATCAATTGCTCGAGGCAAAGGGGGAGCAATCCCAGA is part of the Kroppenstedtia eburnea genome and harbors:
- the yycH gene encoding two-component system activity regulator YycH produces the protein MKEHLKSLALIFLVGASLLQTGILWYSSPSYQEKRNVEDIPKIGHETFQKKGGYQLISPGEILVHREGKQRRILPGKEYWALTDQLHHARLEDIRSVEPSPAQWAGLMKDEPGLELRFHQDFPANVVNTFFSGNEEIEGLQYINRIWLFGEGDNNRVTIWLISDREQSVLEGTALIRDYTEWLDQTAGIDGELLHPVFPDGKSTLDKKSLRDGEIPYAFYLPKDSLPVNRLTFRLKKIDVNDMILILFRNPYNPKKTQVFDSTYIYMDSDSGRTLQHNEQNQTMVYNNPMNDTGGEASPGSDLATITTFMNRHNGWTGDFLLNRVEMDLNNGSNNYVFQLYLKGYPVYASAQHSGLDTIRLTARQGVSTYERSLHYFSPRPVREEKGWLPTQDEVLAALKSVGSDWSDLRSIHPGYQTALKGKKMELEPVWVVQFHNGKQGFLAATEGGRGAKWTGAEPNPS